A genomic stretch from Arachis stenosperma cultivar V10309 chromosome 3, arast.V10309.gnm1.PFL2, whole genome shotgun sequence includes:
- the LOC130967428 gene encoding phosphatidylinositol 4-phosphate 5-kinase 1-like yields the protein MQEGLLTLSHQDIHLNPNNSATPKKKKSHTLTTTDNLLLPSACIPPARTRSQPASRRVSPSSSSAADDSPTPAAREKTLPNGDIYIGTLSGNAPHGAGKYLWSDGCMYEGEWRRGKACGKGRFSWPSGATYEGDFKSGRIDGFGSFIGVDGDMYRGSWVADRKHGFGEKRYGNGDLYQGWWKCNLQDGEGRYVWRNGNEYIGEWKNGVISGKGILVWANGNRYEGFWEEGVPKGKGVFTWGDGSGRSCAGNWGKEFVNEEGKKSVRCSVDGGRRSVSFPRICIWELDGEAGDITCDIVDNAEASMFYRDGSESENGGESSSCGVSSQKSPCWSLDGDFKKPGQTVSKGHKNYDLMVNLQLGIRYTVGKYTPIVRDLRPGDFDPNEKFWTRFPPEGSKVTPRHQSMDFRWKDYCPMVFRHLRELFAIDPADYMLAICGSDTLREMSSPGKSGSLFYLTQDDRFIIKTVKKSEVKVLIRMLPSYYQHVCQYKNSLVTAFLGVHCVKPVGGQKTRFIVMGNVFCSEYRIHKRFDLKGSSYGRITDKPQEEIDETTTLKDLDLNFVFRLEQSWFQELKWQLDRDTEFLEAEGIMDYSLLIGVHFRDDCSFDELKTSPDDLRGAGKRDAHDDEVLICRGPLIRLGMNMPARAERVCKGGGLDQLVVAGSGGGSSSNSTPSESSSEISDVILYFGIIDILQDYDISKKLEHAYKSLQVDPTSISAVDPKLYSKRFRDFIHRIFVEDT from the exons ATGCAAGAGGGACTCTTAACTCTCTCTCACCAAGACATTCATCTAAACCCTAACAACTCTGCTActccaaagaagaaaaaatcacACACACTCACAACAACCGACAACCTTCTTCTCCCTTCAGCCTGCATACCACCTGCTCGGACACGATCCCAACCGGCCTCTCGCCGAGTCtctccctcctcctcctccGCCGCCGACGACTCCCCTACCCCCGCCGCAAGAGAGAAGACACTTCCCAACGGCGACATCTACATCGGCACCCTGTCTGGAAACGCTCCTCATGGCGCCGGGAAGTACTTATGGTCCGATGGCTGCATGTACGAGGGAGAGTGGCGGAGAGGCAAGGCCTGCGGCAAAGGAAGGTTCTCGTGGCCCTCCGGCGCCACCTACGAGGGAGACTTCAAGTCCGGTCGGATCGATGGCTTCGGCTCTTTCATTGGAGTCGACGGCGACATGTACCGCGGATCATGGGTCGCCGACAGAAAGCACGGCTTCGGTGAGAAACGCTACGGCAACGGAGACTTGTACCAAGGGTGGTGGAAGTGCAACTTGCAGGACGGCGAGGGAAGGTACGTGTGGAGGAACGGAAATGAGTATATCGGAGAGTGGAAGAACGGTGTCATTTCGGGAAAAGGTATTTTGGTTTGGGCGAATGGGAACCGCTACGAAGGGTTTTGGGAAGAAGGAGTGCCCAAAGGGAAGGGTGTGTTCACTTGGGGCGATGGAAGCGGAAGAAGCTGTGCCGGTAACTGGGGGAAGGAGTTTGTCAatgaagaagggaagaagagcGTGCGCTGTTCGGTCGATGGTGGCAGAAGGAGCGTCAGTTTTCCCAGGATTTGCATTTGGGAGCTTGATGGTGAAGCTGGTGACATTACCTGTGACATTGTTGATAATGCCGAAGCTTCTATGTTTTACAGGGACGGCAGCGAGTCTGAGAATGGTGGAGAGAGTAGTAGCTGTGGGGTTTCTTCTCAGAAGAGTCCTTGTTGGTCTCTTGATGGTGATTTCAAGAAACCAGGTCAAACTGTGTCCAAGGGGCACAAGAACTATGATTTGATGGTTAATCTTCAACTTGGTATCCG GTACACTGTTGGAAAGTATACCCCCATCGTGCGAGATCTCCGGCCAGGGGATTTCGATCCCAACGAGAAATTCTGGACGAGATTCCCGCCGGAAGGGTCCAAGGTTACGCCTCGGCATCAGTCAATGGACTTCAGGTGGAAAGACTATTGTCCCATGGTGTTCAG ACATCTAAGGGAATTATTTGCCATAGATCCTGCGGACTACATGCTTGCCATTTGCGGAAGTGACACACTCAGAGAGATGTCTTCTCCTGGCAAAAGTGGAAGCTTGTTTTATCTCACTCAAGATGACAGATTCATAATCAAGACCGTCAAGAAATCTGAGGTCAAG GTTCTCATTAGGATGCTTCCAAGTTACTATCAGCATGTTTGTCAGTACAAGAACTCCCTGGTAACAGCATTCCTTGGGGTACATTGTGTCAAGCCTGTTGGGGGTCAAAAG ACTCGGTTCATCGTAATGGGAAATGTATTTTGTTCGGAGTATCGCATCCACAAGAGGTTTGACCTCAAAGGTTCTTCTTATGGCCGGATAACAGATAAGCCCCAGGAGGAGATTGACGAGACTACCACTCTCAAGGACCTTGATCTCAATTTTGTCTTTCGCCTAGAACAGTCGTGGTTTCAAGAGCTTAAATG GCAACTTGATAGAGACACTGAGTTCCTGGAAGCAGAGGGGATCATGGATTACAGTCTTCTCATTGGTGTTCATTTTCGTGATGATTGCTCATTTGATGAATTGAAAACCTCACCAGATGATTTGAGGGGAG CCGGCAAGAGAGATGCCCATGATGATGAGGTGCTCATATGCAG GGGACCTCTAATCCGGCTTGGAATGAACATGCCTGCAAGAGCTGAGAGAGTGTGTAAGGGTGGTGGATTGGATCAGTTGGTGGTGGCAGGTAGTGGTGGTGGGAGTAGTAGCAACTCAACTCCTTCAGAGAGTAGCAGTGAGATCTCTGATGTAATCCTCTACTTTGGTATCATTGACATTTTACAAGACTATGATATTAGCAAAAAGCTAGAGCATGCATACAAGTCACTGCAAGTGGATCCCACTTCCATCTCAGCCGTTGATCCTAAGCTATACTCCAAAAGGTTCAGGGATTTCATACACAGAATCTTTGTAGAGGACACATGA